The following proteins are encoded in a genomic region of Takifugu flavidus isolate HTHZ2018 chromosome 3, ASM371156v2, whole genome shotgun sequence:
- the LOC130522803 gene encoding trace amine-associated receptor 13c-like: MESTGEPLPCFAKLNSSCKRLNQTFSETAVFSSLLASLSLLTVTLNLLVIISISHFRQLHTPTNTLLLSLAVSDLVVGLLVMPIEGLRYVEMCWRLGKLMCALTPYVTFCVLSASVGNMVLISIDRYLAICDPLLYTTKVTLRKAKIAICLCWACSLLYNGSILMGHLQQPERYNSCHGECVVVISHISGSVDLFITLFLPCTVMVVMYMRVFIAAVAQMRVIRIQNVALAVNAAPRVTKSEWKAARTLGIVITVFLLCFGPYYYPALAGADTVNNLSYFAVLFWILMINSCINPLIYALFYPWFRRSIKLIVTLRILHSYSNELKLL, translated from the coding sequence ATGGAGAGCACTGGGGAACCTTTGCCCTGCTTTGCTAAGCTTAACTCCTCCTGCAAGAGGCTCAACCAAACCTTCTCTGAAACTGCAgtgttcagcagcctgctggCCTCACTCTCTCTGCTCACTGTGACTCTTAATCTTCTTGTCATCATCTCTATCTCTCACTTTAGGCAGCTTCACACACCCACCAAcaccctgctcctctctcttgCTGTCTCTGATCTGGTGGtggggctgctggtgatgcCGATCGAGGGCCTGCGTTATGTGGAAATGTGCTGGCGCTTAGGAAAGCTGATGTGTGCTCTGACTCCTTATGTTACTTTCTGTGTACTTTCTGCATCTGTGGGCAACATGGTGCTCATTTCTATTGACCGTTATCTGGCTATTTGTGACCCTCTGCTCTATACCACCAAGGTAACCCTGAGAAAAGCTAAAATTGCAATCTGCCTATGTTGGGCCTGTTCTCTACTGTATAATGGAAGTATTTTGATGGgccacctccagcagccagaAAGGTACAATTCCTGCCACGGAGAGTGTGTGGTTGTCATCAGCCACATTTCTGGATCTGTTGATCTATTTATAACCCTTTTTTTACCCTGTACTGTCATGGTTGTAATGTACATGAGAGTGTTTATAGCTGCTGTGGCCCAAATGCGGGTCATTCGTATTCAGAATGTTGCCCTCGCTGTGAACGCAGCTCCCAGAGTGACAAAATCAGAGTGGAAAGCAGCCAGAACTCTGGGGATTGTGATCACTGTGTTTCTCTTGTGTTTTGGTCCCTATTACTATCCAGCTCTCGCAGGTGCAGACACTGTCAACAACTTATCttactttgctgttttgttttggatttTGATGATCAACTCTTGTATAAACCCTTTGATTTATGCTCTCTTCTATCCCTGGTTTAGGAGGTCTATCAAACTCATCGTCACATTAAGAATACTGCATTCATACTCGAATGAGCTCAAGCTCCTTTAA
- the LOC130522802 gene encoding trace amine-associated receptor 13c-like, translating into MESTGEPLPCFAKLNSSCKRLNQTFSETAVFSSLLASVSLLTVTLNLLVIISISHFRQLHTPTNTLLLSLAVSDLVVGLLVMPIEGLRYVEMCWRLGKLMCALTPYVSYCVLSASVGNMVLISIDRYLAICDPLLYTTKVTLTRAKIAICLCWACSLLFNGYILMGHLQQPERYNSCHGECVVVISHISGTVDLFITFVLPCTVMVVMYMRVFIAAVAQMRVIRIQNVALAVNAASRVTKSEWKAARTLGIVITVFLLCFGPYYYPALAGGDTVNNVSYFAVSSWIMMINSCMNPLIYALFYPWFRRAIKLIVTLRILRSYSNDIKLL; encoded by the coding sequence ATGGAGAGCACTGGGGAACCTTTGCCCTGCTTTGCTAAGCTTAACTCCTCCTGCAAGAGGCTCAACCAAACCTTCTCTGAAACTGCAgtgttcagcagcctgctggCCTCAGTCTCTCTGCTCACTGTGACTCTTAACCTTCTTGTCATCATCTCTATCTCTCACTTTAGGCAGCTTCACACACCCACCAAcaccctgctcctctctcttgCTGTCTCTGATCTGGTGGtggggctgctggtgatgcCGATCGAGGGCCTGCGTTATGTGGAAATGTGCTGGCGCTTAGGAAAGCTGATGTGTGCTCTGACTCCTTATGTGTCCTACTGTGTACTTTCTGCATCTGTGGGCAACATGGTGCTCATTTCTATTGACCGTTATCTGGCTATTTGTGACCCTCTGCTCTATACCACCAAGGTAACCCTGACAAGAGCTAAAATTGCAATCTGCCTATGTTGGGCCTGTTCTCTACTCTTCAATGGATATATTTTGATGGgccacctccagcagccagaAAGGTACAATTCCTGCCACGGAGAGTGTGTGGTTGTCATCAGCCACATTTCTGGAACTGTTGACTTATTTATCACCTTTGTTTTACCCTGTACTGTCATGGTTGTTATGTACATGAGAGTGTTTATAGCTGCTGTGGCCCAAATGCGGGTCATTCGTATTCAGAATGTTGCCCTCGCTGTGAATGCAGCTTCCAGAGTGACAAAATCAGAGTGGAAAGCAGCCAGAACTCTGGGGATTGTGATCACTGTGTTTCTCTTGTGTTTTGGTCCCTATTACTATCCAGCTCTCGCAGGTGGAGACACTGTCAACAACGTATCTTACTTTGCTGTTTCGTCTTGGATTATGATGATCAACTCTTGTATGAACCCTTTGATTTATGCTCTCTTCTATCCCTGGTTTAGGAGGGCTATCAAACTCATCGTCACATTAAGAATACTGCGTTCATACTCGAATGATATCAAACTCCTTTAG
- the LOC130522801 gene encoding trace amine-associated receptor 13c-like: MESTGEPLPCFAKLNSSCKRLNQTFSETAVFISLLASLSLLTVTFNLLVIISISHFRQLHTPTNTLLLSLAVSDLVVGLLVMPIEGLRYVEMCWWLGSLMCALTPYVSYCVLSASVGNMVLISIDRYLAICDPLLYTTKVTLTRAKIAICLCWACSLLYNGSILMGHLQQPERYNSCHGECVVVISHISGSVDLFITFVLPCTVMVVMYMRVFIAAVAQMRVIRIQNVALAVNAAPRVTKSEWKAARTLGIVITVFLLCFCPYYYPALAGGDTSNNLSYFAVLSWIMMINSCVNPLIYALFYPWFRRSIKLIVTFKILRLYSNDIKLL, from the coding sequence ATGGAGAGCACTGGGGAACCTTTGCCCTGCTTTGCTAAGCTTAACTCCTCCTGCAAGAGGCTCAACCAAACCTTCTCTGAAACTGCAGTGTTCATCAGCCTGCTGGCCTCACTCTCTCTGCTCACTGTGACTTTTAATCTTCTTGTCATCATCTCTATCTCTCACTTTAGGCAGCTTCACACACCCACCAAcaccctgctcctctctcttgCTGTCTCTGATCTGGTGGtggggctgctggtgatgcCGATCGAGGGCCTGCGTTATGTGGAAATGTGCTGGTGGCTCGGGAGTTTGATGTGTGCTCTGACTCCTTATGTGTCCTACTGTGTACTTTCTGCATCTGTGGGCAACATGGTGCTCATTTCTATTGACCGTTATCTGGCTATTTGTGACCCTCTGCTCTATACCACCAAGGTAACCCTGACAAGAGCTAAAATTGCAATCTGCCTATGTTGGGCCTGTTCTCTACTGTATAACGGAAGTATTTTGATGGgccacctccagcagccagaAAGGTACAATTCCTGCCATGGAGAGTGTGTGGTTGTCATCAGCCACATTTCTGGATCTGTTGATCTATTTATCACCTTTGTTTTACCCTGTACTGTCATGGTTGTAATGTACATGAGAGTGTTTATAGCTGCTGTGGCCCAAATGCGGGTCATTCGTATTCAGAATGTTGCCCTCGCTGTGAATGCAGCTCCCAGAGTGACAAAATCAGAGTGGAAAGCAGCCAGAACTCTGGGGATTGTGATCACTGtgtttctcttgtgtttttgtCCCTATTACTATCCAGCTCTCGCAGGTGGAGACACCTCAAATAACTTATCTtactttgctgttttgtctTGGATAATGATGATCAACTCTTGTGTGAACCCTTTGATTTATGCTCTCTTCTATCCCTGGTTTAGGAGGTCTATCAAACTCATCGTCACATTTAAAATACTGCGTTTGTACTCGAATGACATCAAGCTACTTTAG